Proteins encoded within one genomic window of Methanolacinia paynteri:
- a CDS encoding MmgE/PrpD family protein, with protein MMIEERLADFVSGISYESIDGADLHILKRNLLDSYAGICASLRDTVMLEKFDKLASFVPDGNGMDVWGVGRKAAVPDAVFMNTILARRSDLLDTYLSPGNMGGNHPSDNVALVLCMADWLGKSGKDLLGYTYASFILSCAFSDYYNPEPSGYDHDAQAVLYVPVIIGYILGLDKAQLTEVQRIAGVFGLDINQTAVGEVTDWKHCTYASCAMRGTHIAGMALAGFEGAKEIYEGDAGVNRFFPHSKEMLPKLPDLGSIVFKRWPALVFCQTPIDVAIDLSGEIGSPGDIDRIEVQTYGQAIRNAATEGAFNPVSRAGRTHSIPYCVAAALVMKTIEYSCFDDDFAEKETEVGSLMKKVRVVENAGMNGKYPDGAPCSITVRMNDGTTFSGNRDFPKGDPHDPLSDKELEEKARLNIACVMDDKTADGIIGRIWNIESEERIDWLVAPLKRRMTGGKGK; from the coding sequence ATGATGATAGAGGAACGGCTTGCGGATTTCGTCTCAGGCATTTCTTATGAATCCATAGACGGGGCGGATCTGCATATACTGAAGAGAAACCTCCTTGATTCGTATGCGGGAATCTGTGCCTCTCTCAGGGATACGGTGATGCTGGAGAAATTCGATAAGCTGGCCTCTTTCGTGCCTGACGGGAATGGAATGGATGTCTGGGGCGTGGGCAGGAAGGCAGCGGTTCCTGATGCGGTATTCATGAACACGATCCTTGCCCGGAGAAGCGATCTGCTCGATACGTATCTTTCCCCCGGGAATATGGGGGGGAATCATCCGTCCGATAACGTTGCTCTCGTCCTGTGCATGGCAGATTGGCTCGGGAAAAGCGGGAAGGACCTGCTGGGATATACCTATGCCTCGTTCATTCTCTCGTGCGCATTTTCGGATTACTATAATCCCGAGCCGTCGGGCTACGATCATGACGCACAGGCTGTTCTTTACGTCCCTGTGATTATCGGGTATATTCTTGGTCTTGATAAGGCGCAGCTCACTGAAGTTCAGCGGATTGCAGGTGTCTTTGGGCTCGATATCAACCAGACTGCAGTGGGTGAGGTGACCGACTGGAAGCACTGCACCTATGCATCCTGTGCCATGAGGGGGACTCATATCGCAGGAATGGCCCTCGCGGGTTTTGAGGGTGCCAAAGAGATCTACGAAGGTGATGCGGGTGTCAACCGGTTCTTTCCTCATAGTAAGGAGATGCTCCCTAAACTTCCGGATCTCGGTTCGATTGTCTTCAAGAGATGGCCGGCGCTTGTATTCTGCCAGACACCGATCGATGTCGCGATAGATCTTTCCGGCGAGATCGGCAGTCCAGGGGATATCGATCGTATCGAGGTGCAGACATACGGGCAGGCGATCAGGAACGCGGCGACCGAAGGGGCGTTCAATCCGGTATCGCGTGCAGGAAGGACCCATTCGATCCCCTACTGCGTGGCGGCCGCACTGGTCATGAAAACGATCGAGTACTCGTGTTTTGACGATGATTTCGCAGAGAAGGAGACTGAAGTCGGCAGTCTCATGAAGAAAGTCCGGGTCGTTGAGAATGCCGGGATGAACGGGAAGTATCCTGACGGAGCACCGTGCAGTATTACGGTCCGTATGAATGACGGAACGACTTTCTCAGGGAACAGGGATTTTCCTAAAGGCGATCCTCACGATCCGCTCAGCGATAAGGAACTCGAAGAGAAGGCACGGTTGAATATTGCCTGTGTCATGGATGATAAAACCGCAGACGGGATCATCGGCCGGATATGGAATATCGAGTCCGAAGAGAGGATCGACTGGCTCGTTGCACCCCTTAAACGCAGAATGACAGGAGGAAAGGGGAAATGA
- a CDS encoding nuclear transport factor 2 family protein has product MIETREKFEEYLKNFNSGNFSEFVKKYYADDAIFEKTGYTIHGADNLADHFANALSSVVKEEITLINYMEKDGLVSVELQILLTAIKDGFYIRDRKKGEKETFYDAGFYTVKNDKIAHARVYRRFCDENTMDLLKMYSQ; this is encoded by the coding sequence ATGATAGAGACGCGAGAGAAATTTGAGGAGTACCTGAAAAATTTTAATTCGGGCAATTTCAGTGAATTTGTAAAAAAATATTATGCCGATGATGCCATATTCGAAAAGACCGGCTATACGATCCACGGGGCGGACAACCTTGCCGACCACTTCGCCAATGCCTTAAGTTCGGTTGTGAAGGAGGAGATTACCCTGATCAATTATATGGAAAAAGACGGCCTCGTATCGGTCGAATTACAGATCCTCCTTACGGCCATAAAGGACGGTTTCTATATCCGGGACAGGAAGAAAGGGGAGAAGGAAACCTTCTACGATGCCGGTTTCTATACCGTGAAAAACGACAAGATTGCTCATGCGAGGGTCTACAGGCGTTTCTGCGACGAAAACACCATGGACCTTTTGAAGATGTATTCGCAATAA
- a CDS encoding ion transporter → MFRKIRKKVYDNLELTEDSGRFAIFLNIFIIVLIILSVLSLIIGSIPALANYEIFIVIELLSIVVFTIEYILRFWSCVEDKKYHNPFTGRLRYATTPLAIIDLLAIIPFYLPFIFPIDLLFLRVLRLFRIFRVFKLARYTQSFAILSRVLKKEKESLVITFFLLIVTLIISSSLMYYAEKDVQPEVFGSIPNSMWWAVASLTTVGYGDVYPVTAMGRFMAGFIVLLGIGFVALPTAIMSSGYINELKRTNSESMANTITDLERITSLKEKGTLNPDEFDDLKNRILNN, encoded by the coding sequence ATGTTCAGAAAAATCAGGAAAAAAGTTTATGATAATCTCGAATTAACTGAAGATTCAGGAAGATTTGCGATATTTTTGAATATTTTCATAATTGTATTAATAATTTTGAGTGTTTTATCGCTAATAATTGGAAGTATTCCTGCGTTAGCAAATTATGAAATTTTTATTGTAATTGAATTGCTTTCAATAGTTGTTTTTACAATAGAATATATCCTGAGATTTTGGTCATGCGTAGAAGATAAAAAATATCATAATCCTTTTACAGGAAGGTTAAGATATGCAACCACACCCCTTGCAATAATCGATTTACTGGCGATAATACCTTTTTATCTCCCCTTCATCTTCCCAATCGATTTATTATTTTTAAGAGTACTGAGACTTTTCAGAATTTTCCGAGTATTTAAACTTGCAAGATACACACAATCTTTTGCAATATTGTCCAGAGTTTTGAAAAAAGAGAAAGAATCTTTAGTTATCACTTTTTTCCTTTTGATAGTTACCTTGATTATTTCATCTTCATTGATGTATTATGCCGAGAAGGACGTTCAGCCTGAAGTGTTTGGATCCATTCCTAATTCAATGTGGTGGGCGGTTGCTTCTTTGACAACAGTGGGGTACGGTGATGTATATCCTGTGACCGCAATGGGCAGATTTATGGCTGGATTTATTGTACTTCTTGGAATTGGTTTTGTGGCTCTGCCTACGGCAATAATGTCGTCTGGCTATATCAATGAATTAAAAAGGACAAATTCTGAATCAATGGCCAATACAATAACTGATTTGGAAAGAATTACATCTTTAAAAGAGAAGGGAACTCTAAATCCGGATGAATTTGATGATTTGAAAAATAGGATATTAAATAACTAG
- a CDS encoding cysteine hydrolase family protein, protein MKTEFEELEAQAEEYMEICGRAENVFAINPEKAALVIIDMQNFVCSPKDGRRLEGLDSVIESINALAENCRSSNVPVIWLRHNFERDNGGDNAGLYPLFHRRPISAGMFNEGPDTEIYEGMNFDPERDITVFKNRYSAFAPGSSSLKEVLSGLGTEQLWICGVATNVCVECTARDAMQSGFETILISDATASSFELIHKITLLNFRLFFGDVRSMKGLLSVLPKKGN, encoded by the coding sequence ATGAAAACTGAATTCGAAGAGCTTGAGGCTCAGGCCGAAGAATACATGGAGATCTGCGGAAGAGCTGAGAATGTCTTCGCGATAAACCCGGAGAAAGCCGCTCTTGTTATTATCGACATGCAAAACTTCGTCTGCTCTCCTAAAGACGGGAGGAGGCTTGAGGGCCTTGATTCGGTTATTGAAAGCATAAACGCCCTTGCGGAAAACTGCAGGAGCAGTAATGTCCCGGTGATTTGGCTGAGGCATAATTTTGAAAGGGATAATGGAGGAGATAATGCCGGTTTGTATCCTCTCTTCCACAGGCGGCCGATCTCCGCCGGGATGTTCAATGAAGGCCCTGATACGGAAATATATGAGGGAATGAACTTTGACCCGGAAAGAGATATTACTGTCTTCAAGAACAGGTACAGCGCCTTCGCGCCAGGTTCATCCAGTCTGAAGGAAGTACTGAGCGGGCTTGGCACAGAACAGTTATGGATCTGCGGGGTTGCGACTAACGTGTGTGTCGAATGCACAGCCCGCGATGCCATGCAGTCCGGTTTCGAAACGATCCTGATATCGGATGCGACCGCTTCTTCTTTCGAACTGATTCATAAAATCACGCTTCTGAACTTCAGGCTGTTCTTCGGGGACGTGAGAAGCATGAAAGGTTTATTATCCGTCCTGCCCAAGAAAGGAAACTAA
- the serS gene encoding serine--tRNA ligase: MLELKFIRGSPDVVRADLKKRGDAEKLAWVDDLLAKDERSREMQVEINSMRNRRNVISREINQTRKAGGDISGLLEEAKSLPSKIKDAETELAEIQEKIKFYQMRIPNILHESVPVGADDSENVEVRRWGEPAIPSFEVKNHGELAMEKGLAEFERAAKISGAGFYILKGKLALMDLALQRLAIDLLADRGYTPIMPPYMMNRAAYEGVTDLSDFENVMYKIDGEDEFLIATSEHPMAAMYMDEIFEEKDLPLRLAGISTCFRREIGSHGLDTKGLFRVHQFNKVEQFIYCKPEDSWNLHEELLKNAEDFFRMLKLPYHVVNICTGDIGTVAAKKYDIEVWMPREETYREVVSCSNCTAYQAVRLNIKVRDPHEFEKKDYVHTLNSTAVATTRTLRAILENCQEEDGTVVIPEALRPYMNGTETL, translated from the coding sequence ATGCTTGAACTGAAATTTATCCGGGGCAGTCCGGATGTAGTCAGGGCCGATCTTAAGAAGAGGGGCGACGCGGAGAAGCTTGCATGGGTGGACGATCTTCTTGCAAAGGACGAAAGATCACGCGAGATGCAGGTCGAAATAAACTCCATGCGCAACCGGAGAAATGTCATCAGCCGTGAGATAAACCAGACAAGAAAGGCCGGCGGGGATATCTCCGGTCTCCTGGAAGAGGCAAAGTCTCTACCGTCAAAGATAAAGGATGCCGAGACGGAGCTTGCGGAGATCCAGGAAAAGATAAAATTCTACCAGATGAGGATACCGAATATCCTGCACGAGAGCGTTCCCGTGGGTGCCGACGATTCGGAGAATGTCGAGGTCAGAAGATGGGGTGAGCCGGCAATTCCTTCATTCGAGGTTAAGAACCACGGAGAGCTTGCGATGGAGAAAGGTCTCGCGGAGTTCGAAAGGGCTGCGAAGATATCCGGTGCTGGATTCTATATTCTCAAAGGAAAGCTTGCATTGATGGACCTCGCCCTCCAGAGGCTTGCGATCGATCTCCTGGCTGATCGTGGATATACCCCGATAATGCCGCCTTATATGATGAACCGTGCGGCATACGAGGGTGTTACCGATCTTTCGGACTTCGAGAACGTGATGTACAAGATTGACGGCGAGGACGAGTTCCTTATCGCAACGAGCGAGCACCCGATGGCCGCGATGTACATGGACGAGATCTTCGAAGAGAAGGATCTTCCGCTAAGGCTTGCCGGTATAAGCACATGTTTCAGGCGCGAGATCGGCTCCCACGGTCTCGATACAAAGGGACTCTTCAGGGTTCACCAGTTCAACAAGGTGGAACAGTTCATCTACTGCAAACCCGAGGATTCATGGAATCTTCATGAGGAGCTTCTTAAGAATGCAGAGGATTTCTTCCGGATGCTTAAGCTCCCGTATCACGTCGTAAATATCTGTACAGGTGATATCGGAACGGTTGCCGCGAAGAAGTACGATATCGAGGTCTGGATGCCCCGCGAGGAGACCTATCGCGAGGTCGTCTCATGCTCCAACTGCACAGCGTACCAGGCGGTAAGGCTCAACATCAAGGTCCGGGACCCCCACGAGTTCGAGAAGAAGGATTATGTCCACACCCTGAACAGCACGGCGGTCGCGACGACGAGAACTCTCCGTGCAATTCTTGAAAACTGCCAGGAAGAGGACGGAACGGTCGTAATTCCCGAGGCCCTCAGGCCGTACATGAATGGTACCGAGACCCTCTGA